From Mya arenaria isolate MELC-2E11 chromosome 1, ASM2691426v1, a single genomic window includes:
- the LOC128224386 gene encoding SCO-spondin-like: protein MSFLTNHPLLSDCKVSEWTNWTPCNVLCGIGTQIRERVITAGEPGICGDLDFVEEQICFRSDCTCEPPQVWKNDSLCHSQTCEDMLIDASCSDQLLPACVCPEDMYLKDGECVVIADCYTCVVDGDVKKIGEIWSPTGTCDVCQCVMGEVQCERVMEEPVCEEGEEITYDDGPCCPRCQPIPPTCQLRNKTETINYENCRSTSELTYSYCAGSCGESKSKPHLTLSNGDPPSTDNECSCCQGIPGGNQEVEMRCENADGTVETVVAFMPTLTACLCDMCG from the exons ATGTCGTTTCTCACAAACCATCCACTTCTTTCAGATTGTAAGGTTAGCGAGTGGACTAACTGGACGCCGTGTAACGTGCTCTGCGGTATCGGAACACAGATACGGGAACGTGTGATCACCGCTGGTGAACCCGGCATCTGTGGTGACCTTGACTTTGTCGAAGAACAGATCTGCTTCAGAAGCGACTGCA CGTGTGAACCTCCACAAGTATGGAAGAACGACTCGCTGTGCCATTCGCAAACATGTGAAGATATGCTGATCGACGCGTCCTGCTCAGACCAGCTGCTGCCTGCCTGCGTGTGCCCCGAGGATATGTACCTGAAAGACGGAGAATGTGTTGTCATAGCGGACTGTTACACGTGTGTGGTGGACGGGGATGTGAAGAAG aTCGGAGAAATCTGGTCGCCGACCGGAACATGTGACGTCTGCCAGTGTGTAATGGGAGAAGTTCAGTGCGAACGAGTCATGGAGGAACCCGTGTGTGAA GAAGGAGAGGAGATCACTTATGACGACGGCCCCTGCTGTCCGAGGTGCCAGCCAATTCCTCCCACCTGCCAGCTTCGAAACAAAACGGAGACCATTAACTACGAGAACTGCCGATCCACCTCCGAGCTCACATACAGCTACTGCGCCGGCTCGTGCGGCGAGAGCAAGTCTAAGCCACACCTGACTCTGTCGAACGGGGATCCGCCTTCAACG GACAACGAATGTAGTTGTTGCCAGGGTATTCCCGGAGGAAACCAGGAGGTCGAAATGCGTTGCGAGAACGCCGACGGAACTGTGGAAACAGTGGTCGCCTTCATGCCGACGCTAACAGCATGTCTATGTGACATGTGCGGGTAA